In a single window of the Rhineura floridana isolate rRhiFlo1 chromosome 3, rRhiFlo1.hap2, whole genome shotgun sequence genome:
- the LOC133382184 gene encoding transcription factor 15-like, translating to MVRQRQAANNASQKVRTQKINMAFITLRTLIPLKPVSKIETLRLASSYIAHLINVLLLGEDSEEGQPCLNTLCNTRGDNQRKKWAAGRSLNQKEILNPPRKLDVRPC from the exons ATGGTGAGGCAACGACAGGCAGCCAATAATGCCAGTCAGAAGGTCCGGACCCAGAAAATTAATATGGCCTTTATAACCCTCCGCACCCTCATTCCCCTCAAACCCGTCTCCAAGATTGAGACACTGCGTCTGGCTTCTAGCTATATCGCCCACTTGATCAATGTCCTGCTGTTAGGCGAGGACAGTGAGGAGGGACAACCCTGCCTCAACACTCTCTGCAACACCAGGGGCGATAACCAGAGGAAGAAGTGGGCAGCCGGCAGAAGTCTG AACCAGAAGGAGATTCTCAATCCTCCCAGGAAACTCGATGTGAGACCATGTTAG